The DNA sequence CTGTTTCGCCTGCCCTCGCCTTGGCCGCGCTGGTTTCTCGGGCGCGTCGGACGCATCGCTGGCGCGCGGGTCCAGGTCATCGGCACGCCGCTGCGCCGCGACGTCTTTTACATTTCCAACCACATCTCGTGGATCGACATATTATCGCTGGGCGGGGCAAGCGGCACTGCATTCATCGCCAAGTCGGAAATCGGTGAGGCACCCATCGTCGGCTGGCTCGCGGGCCTGAACCGGACGGTTTACGTGAAGCGCGAGAACCGCATGGGCGTGGCCGAACAGATCAACGAACTGCGCGACGCGCTGGCCGAAAACTGGGCGATCACCGTATTCCCCGAAGGCACCACGACCGATGGCAAATCGCTGCTGCCGTTCAAGACGCCGATGCTGCGCGTGCTCGAACCACCGCCGCCCGGCGTGATGGTTCAGCCGGTGATGCTCGATTACGGCGCGGTCGGCGAAGAAATCGGCTGGGTCGGCGACGAAAGCGGTCTCAACAACGCCCGCCGCGTGCTCGCGCGGAAGGGCAACTTCCCGCTGCGCATCACCTTTCTCGACCCGTTCGACCCGCGCGACTTTCCCGGCCGCAAGGCGATCGGTGCCGAAAGCCGTCGCCGGATCGAGGATGCGCTGGTCAGCGCGCTGGGCGGGCCGCTGCGCCCGTTCGCCTACACCGTCGCACCGGTGAATTACGCCGCGCCACCGGCCGAGGGCTGAACCCGCCCGATCGCCAGCACCACCGGCACGCCGCCGCGCAACTCGACCCGCGCCTCGACCCCGTAAACCTCCGCCAGTCGCGCGGGCGTCAGCACCGCTTCCGGCGACCCATCCGCCACCAGCCGCCCGTGATGCAGCATCAACAGCCGCGAGCAGTATCGCGCCGCCATTGTCAGATCGTGCATCACCGCGATCACCAGCGCGCCGCCGCGCGCTTCCGTCGCCAGCAACTCCATCACTTCGATCTGGTGCAGCGGGTCCAGCGCCGCCAGCGGCTCGTCGGCGATCAGCACCGGTGCCTCCACCGCCAGCGCCCGCGCCAACAGCGCACGAGCCTTTTCACCCCCGGATAATTCCGTCGCCACCCGGTCGCGCAGATGCAGCACGTCGGCCCGCGCCATCGCCCGCTCGATCGCGTCAGCGTCCGCCCCCGATATCCGCGATAACGGCCTCAGATGCGGTAATCGCCCGAGGCCGACCAGTCGCTCGACCGTCAACGGCCAGTGCAATATCTGCCCCTGCGGCAGATACGCCATCGTCCGTGCCCGCGCCGCGCGCGTAATCCCGGCGGCGTCCGCCCCGTCGATCGTGACAATGCCCTGATACGGCACCAGCCCGGTAAGCGCCCGCACCAGCGTCGATTTGCCCGCCCCGTTCGGCCCGATCACCCCGATCAGCCCGCTTGGCGCCAGCGACACGTCGATGCCGTCCAACACAGGACGCCCGCCCAGCGCCACGCCCAGACCCTGTGCCGCCAGCATCACCACAGCCGCCGCTCCCGCATCAGATGCGCCAGGAACACCGGCACGCCCAGAAACGCGGTAACTACGCCCAGCTTCAACTCGCTGCTCGCCGGGATCAGCCGCACGCCCAGATCGGCGAAGGTCAGCAGCGCCGCCCCCGCCAGCGCCGACGGCAACAGGATTGCGGAGGGGCTGCGATCAGTGAAAGGGCGTACCAGATGCGGGACGATAAGGCCGACAAAGCCGATCGACCCGGTCACCGCCACCGCGCCACCCACGCCGATTGCGACGCCCAGCATCATGCGGATGCGCGTGGCGCGCAGATCGACGCCCAAAGCCGTCGCGCCATCCTCGCCCAATGCCAGTGCATCCAGCGCGCGTCCGTCCCACAGCAACAATGCGCCGCCAACCGCGATGCACGGCAATGCCACCGCGACATGCGCGAAGCTGCGATCCTCCAGACTGCCCATCAGCCACGTCATGATCTCGATTGCTGCGAACGGATTGGGCGCAAGGTTGAGCGCCAAGCTGATGCCCGCCCCCGCCATCGTCGCCACGGCAATGCCCGCAAGGATCAACGTCAGCGGACTTTCCGAATTGCCCGCCAGCAGGAACAACAACCCTAGCGCACCCAACCCGGTGAGGATCGCCAGCAACGGCAGCACCGCCGGATGAATCGCGGCCAGCCCGAAATACAGCGCGATCACCGCCCCCAGCGCCGCCGCGTTCGACGCCCCCAGCACCGCCGGTTCGGCCAGCGGATTGCGCAGATAGCCCTGCAACGCCGCCCCCGACACCCCCAGCATTGCCCCGACCGCCAGCCCCAGCAGCGCGCGGGGCAGCCGCAGCTCGAACAGGATCACCCGTGCGATTTGATCGCCGCCGCCCGTCAGCGCAGCGAACAGCCGCCCCAACCCGATCGGCGCGCTCCCGACCAGCAGCGACAATATGCCCGCCACGCCAGCCAGCATCGCCAGTCCGCCGATCAATACCGGGCGCGACACCACGCTCACTTGCGCGCGCTCCCGACCCGCGACATGAGGACAGCGTGATCCGCCTGCCCCTCCTCGCCGCCGCACTGGCCTTCACCGGCAGCGCTGCCCCGATCGTCGTCACCGGCGACGCGGTCGCGCAACCGACGCGGATCGTCTCCGCCAATCTCTGCGCGGATCAACTGCTGCTCGCCGTTGCCGATCCAGCGCAGATCGCTGCGCTCACCCGCAACGCACGCGACCCGTGGATGTCCGCTGCTGCGAAACAGGCCCAGCCCTTCCGCATGATCCGTGGAACGGCCGAAGAAATCCTGACCCTCGACCCCGATCTGATCGTCGGCGCACCCGAATTCCGCACAACCCAATGGCGTGGCATGGCGCGCAGGAACATCGCTGCGCTCGACCTCCCCTTCGCCAACAGCCTGTCCGATATCCAGACCCAGCTGCGCGCCGTCGCCACCGCGACCGGCCACCCCGCGCGAGGGCAGAAGATCGCCGCACAGATGGACGCCGCGCTCGCCAAGCTCCGGCGTACCGGCCAGGGCCGCGTCGCCGCTTACTATCAGCGGCGCGGCTATGTCACCGGCACCGGCACGCTGGTCGATGAACTGATGACCCGCGCCGGTCTCGTGAACCTCGCCACCCAACTCGGCAAAGGACCGCTCGCGCGTCTGACGCTCGAAGAAATGGTCGCCGCCAATCCCGACATTCTCATCGTCGAAACCGACAGCCCGACAGTGACCGATCAGGGCGCGGAAATGCTCCAGCATCCGGCCCTGCGCCACATTCCGCGCGTGTCCCTGCCACAGGCGTGGACGGTGTGCGGCGGCCCGGCCTATGTGCAGGCCGCACGCAGCCTGACCACACAACTCGCGGCCATCCCGGCAAAATAAGGGGGCAGGCATCACGCCCGCCCCCTGTTTAGATTAGAAGCGGACACGCACGCCGCCATAGGCCGCGCGACCATAGACGCCGTAGCCGAACGCGGTCGCGTAATTCGCGTCGAACAGGTTATCGACCCGGCCATAGACCTCCAGATGTTCGCCCAGCGGCAATGACGCCCGCACGCCTGCAAGCGCATAGCCGTCCAGCCTAACGGTGTTAGCCGAATTGTCGAAGCTATCGCCGACAACCGTCACCGTCGCGCCGGTCGACAAGCCGAACGACCAGTCATAATCCACCGACACGCTCACCGTCTGCTCGGCCCGCCGCGCCAGCCTTTTGCCAAAATTCGCTGTTCCGGGCGAGCGGTCGCGCGCGTCGATATAGCTGTACGCGGCGACGAAACTCAGCGCTTCGACCGGTTTCAGCGTCAGTGCCGCCTCGACGCCCTTCGCCCGCGTGCGGTCGATATTGCCATAGGTGAAGGTCGTATTGTCATAGTTGATCTGTTTCTTCGTATCGCGGTGGAACGCGGTCACCGACAGGATCGCGCGATCATCGACGAGGTTCTGGTCGAACCCGACCTCATAGCTTTGCGACCGCTCCGGACGCAGCAGATCGTTGCCGCTGAAGCTGTCGTATAGCTGATACAGCGACGGTGCCTTGAACCCCTCGCCATAGCTGGCGCGGATATTGGTCGCGCCGCCATTGGGCGAGAAATTGGCGCTCGCCCCGAACGTCGTCGCGCCACCGAACTGGCTGTGATCGTCGTGCCGCAGGCCAGCGGTCAGCGACAGGCCTGCGAACGGCTGAACGAGGGCCAGCGCATAGACGCTGTCGATGTTCGCACCCTCGTCCGCGGTCGAGCCGAAGCCGAAAAAGGTATATTCGGGCCGCTCATGTTCATAGCCGAACACCAGCTTGGCCGCTTCGACCGGCGCGACCACGCCCTGATACTCAAAGCGAAGATTGGTGCCGCTATAGCCGTAATCCGGCGCGTTCCCGCGCGCGAAGAAATAGTCGCGGTCGTTGCGCAGATAGGTCACCGATGCGCGGTTGCTCAGCGCCCCGTCGAACAGCGCCAGGTTCAATCCGGCATAACCGACATATTGGTCGAGCTTGGCAACGTCGCCGCTGTCGGCGGGCGCACCGAAGAAGCTGTCATAGTTCAGGTCGGAATTGATGTAATAGCCACGCAGATCGAGGCTCAGCGCATCGCTGAACGTCAGCTTCAGCCGCGCGTTCGCCGACAGGTTTTTATACCCGTCGCGCTCGGTTCCGCCCGCTGCCGACGAAATCCCGTCGGTGCGGAAATAGGCAACGCCCGCACCGCCCGATGCCAGCCCGCTGGTTCCCGACACATCGGCGCGCGCGCGGATTGTGTCGCTATAGCCATAGTCCGCCGACGCATTCGCCGCGAACCCTGCCACCGGCACGCCGGTCATCACATTGACCACGCCGCCGATCGCCTGACTGCCATGCACCACGGAGTTCGATCCGCGCAGCACTTCGATCCGCTTGATATTGCCGGTCAGCAAATGGCCGAAATCATAGCCGTCGCCGATGCCACTGGTGTCGTTGACTTTTACCCCGTCGATCAGGACCAGCGTCTGCGTCGTCTCCGCCCCGCGCAGCGACACGCCGGTCACCCCGCCGGTGCTGCCATTGCGGCTGAACCGCACGCCCGGCGTGGTGGCGAGCAGATCGACCACGTCGATGGTCTGGCGCTGCTCGATCGTCTCGGCATCGATCACGGTGACGGTCTGACCGACCTCGTCGCGCGGCTGTTCGATGCCGGTCGCGGTAACGACAACATCCTCGTCGGCAGACTCAACGGTCTGGGCATAAGCGGGCGCGGCAATTGCCAGCGCAATCAATGAAACAGCGGTCTTCATCGGGAAATCCCCCGGCGCCTGAGCAACGTCGGGCCGGATCTGCCGACATAAGTCAGCCGGGTCGCCGGTCGGGATGGGCGCTTGTCACCCGTCGCGGCGTACCCGTGCGGTCCGGCCGCATGGATCGTCGCTCAGACGGATCACCGTGCCGCGGCCTCACCTGGGCCTCAGCAAGAGCGACACCACGCTGGTCGGTCTCCTGGCTCGCGGGTCATCGCACGATGCACACCTTCCCGGACGTTGCCGTCCAGTGGCTGTCTCCTCAGGGGAGACCTGCGCATCGCACTCACCGCTTACAGTTGCAGGGACAGCTACGGCATAAGACGGTCACCCGTCCGCACCGCATTCCCGTTTAAGTCCCGAAGGACACCGGCGCGATCGTTTCGCGGGTGCAGCATGCCGCCCCCACGCGCCGCCCTTCGTTCCGGACGAGGATTTCGTCAAGCCATATGTTGGACGCCGCGTCCTAACGCCGTCGGCGCGGCACCTTTTGCACCACCGCCTTGGCCGGGGCGAGCACCACGCCATCGCTTCTCGTTTCCCGCGTTTCCACCCCCGGGATGATGACGTCGTTGCTTGCGGTCACGATGTCGAACTCACCCGTCCGGAACGCGGCAAGCTCGGCGCGCAGGAAGGGTGGATCGGCCCTTTTGGCGATCTGCTCCGACGGCGCCAGTCGCGGCACACCCCGCCGCACGCGCGGATCGTCAATTTCATAGGTCACCACCGACACCGCCGTGCCCATTTCGGTGATCGCGTACAGCCGCCGCGCAAACTCGCGCGGAAAGCGGATGCAGCCATGCGATGCCGGATAGCCGGGCAGCGACCCGGCATGCAGCGCGATCCCGTCCCAGGTCAGCCGCTGCATGAACGGCATCGGCGCGTTGCTGTAGAGGTTGGAGCGGTGATGCACGCGCTTTTGCAGGATCGTGAATTCGCCCGGCGGAGTCGATTTACCGCGCTTTCCGGTCGACACCGTCGATGCCGCGATCAGCACGCCGTCACGATAGACATAAGCGATCTGGCCGGGGAGGCTGACGATGATCGAAACCAGGCCCAGCCCGCCCGCGGGCTGATACGCCGCTTCCTCGATCCACGTCCATTGACCGTTGCGCAACAACACTTCGCTGGCACCCGACGCCGCCACCTGTTGCGCCGACGCCGGGACTGCCAATGCGAGAGCCAGACCGACCCCAATTGCCAACACCGTCCGAACCCCCATCAGGGACATGCACGTCTCCATCGCCGCGCCGGAGGTCCGTCGCCCCCGCACAAATATGGTTAACGCCGTCATGCGCAAGTTGGTGCCATGCCGAAACAGGCTTTAAAAGCGAAATCGGGACACTTGCCTTTTGTCCCGGATTTGGCCGCAACTTCGACAAAGCGGGCCGCACATGCGATGAAACGGGCAAATCACTTAAACTTGTTCAGGCGAATCAAGCGCATCTTTTGCTATAGGAAAGCGGGGCGAATTTTGTGGGGCGACAGAGGACGCATGAACGAATTGATTGAGGCGGCACGTTCGCGCCGCTCGTTTTTGAGGACGGCAGCAGCGGTCGCGGGGACGGGTTTTCTGGCCGGTTGCGCCTCGCGCAGCGTCACCACGGCGGTTGCGCCGCCACGGATCCCGGTACCGCCACCGGTCGCCACCCCGATCGAACCCGGCGTGCGCGTCGCCGTCGCCCCGCGCGGCGTGCGGCCCGAGCTGTTCCAGCGCGCGATGATCGCATTGCAGCGCCACGGCAGCCGCATCCGCCAGCAGGACCGCATCGCCATTGCCGATTTCTCGCTGGCATCATCGCGGTTGCGCTTTCATCTCGTCGATCTGCACAATGGCGCGACGCGCTCGATGCTGGTCTCGCACGGCATCGGATCGGACCCAGAGCATACCGGCGAGCTTCAGCGCTTCTCTAACGAGGTCAATTCGGAAGCGACCAGCGAAGGTGCGTTCCTGGCGTCCAACTATTATGTCGGCAAGCACCAGTTGTCACAGCGGCTGATCGGCCTCGATCATACCAACAACAACGCACTCGACCGCGCGATCGTGATCCACGCCGCCTGGTATTCGAATTCGGAAATGATCGCTAAACACGGCAAGCTCGGCCGCAGCCAGGGCTGTTTCGCGGTGGGTGAGGGCGAGCTGGACAAGGTGTTCGCGCTACTCGGCGAAGGCCGCATGATCTACGCGGAGAAATCGGCCTAGATCGCGTTAGTGGCGCGTTCGTTCCTGTCCCGCTAATAGCGGGGCATGGCGAAACATCCCTTCTATTCGATCCATTCGCATGGGCTGGTGCGCATCGGCGCATGCACCCCGGGGGCGAGCGTCGGCGACGTCGCGGCCAACACCGCGTCGCATATCGATCTGGCGAAAGAGGGTGATGCTGCTGGTGCCGACCTGCTGCTGTTCCCCGAACTCAGCATCACCGGCTACGCGCTCGACGATCTCCACCTCCAAGATGCGATGTTGCGTGCCACCCGCGACGGGCTGGCCGACCTGATCGAGGCGAGCGCGAAGTTGAAGCCGGTGCTGGTCGTCGGTGCAGCGCTCGAACGCAATGGCCGCCTGTACAACACCGCCGTCGTCATCGCGCGCGGCATGGTGTTGGGCGTCGTTCCCAAAAGCTATTTCCCCAATTACCGCGAATATTACGAGAAGCGCTGGTTTGCGTCGGGCATCGGGCTGTCGAGCGAGATTGAAATCGCGGGGCAAACCGCGCCGTTTGGCCCCGACCTGATCTTCGCCGCCAGCGACCTGCCCGATTTCGTCTTTCATGCCGAGATTTGCGAGGATTTTTGGGGGCCGCTCCCACCTTCTACGCATGGCGCGCTCGCCGGCGCACTGATCCTGTGCAACCTGTCCGCCTCCAACATCACCATCGGCAAGGCGCGCGAGCGGGCGCTGCTCTGCGCCGCGCAATCGGTCCGCACCGCCTCGGCCTATATCTTCTCCGCGGCCGGGCCGGGGGAAAGCACGACCGATCTCGCGTGGGACGGACAGAGCCTGATCTACGAACTCGGCGAACTGCTCGCCGAATCCACCCGCTTCGACCTGACGCTGGAAACGATCATCGCGGATATCGATGTGGGACGGTTGCGGCAGGAGCGGATTCGCTTTGGCACGTTCAACGACACCGCCGTCGCCACCGGCCACCCCGAAACCCGCTTCCGCCGTATCGTGTTCGAGCACCAGCCCACGACCGACGACATCGGCTTTCAGCGCAAACTCCGCCGCTTCCCTTTCGTCCCCAACAACCCCGACAAGCTCGACGCGGATTGTTTCGAGGCGTTCAACATCCAGGTCGAGGGGCTACGCAAGCGCATCGAATCGACCGGCCTGCAAAAGCTCGTCATCGGCGTGTCGGGCGGCATCGACTCCACCCACGCCCTGATCGTCGCGGCGCGGGCGATGGACCGCATTGGGCTGCCACGCACCAATATCCTCGGCTTCACCATGCCCGGCTTCGCCACCGGTGAGGGCACGAAATCCAACGCCTGGGCGCTGATGAAGGCGATCGGCATCACGGCGGAGGAACTCGATATCCGCCCCGCCGCGCGCCAGATGCTGACCGACATGGGGCATCCGTATGCGGACGGCGAGCCGATCTATGACGTGACGTTCGAGAATGTGCAGGCTGGCCTGCGCACCGATTACCTCTTTCGCCTCGCCAATCAGCGCGGCGGCTTCGTTATCGGCACCGGCGACCTGTCCGAGCTTGCGCTCGGCTGGTGCACCTATGGCGTCGGCGATCATATGAGCCACTACGCCGTCAATGCGGGGGTGCCCAAGACGCTGATCCAGTATCTGATCCGCTGGTGTGAGCGAACCAACCAGTTCGATGCAGAAACCGACCGCGTGCTCGAGGCGATCCTGGCTCAGGAAATCTCCCCCGAACTCGTCCCCGCCGGTAAAGACGGCGCGATGCAGAGCACCGAGGCGCGGATCGGCCCCTACGCGCTCAACGATTTCTTCCTGCATTATGTCGTCCGCCACGGCCTCGCCCCGTCCAAGATCGCGTTCCTGGCCTGGCATGCGTGGAAAGACGCGGCGGCGGGCGAATGGCCGCTGGGCCTGCCCGCCGAAGCGCGCGTGGCATATGATTTGCCAACAATCCGCCACTGGCTCGAAAAATTCCTGGTCCGTTTCTTCCAGACCAGTCAGTTCAAGCGCAGCGCGATTCCGAACGGCCCGAAAGTCTCCTCCGGCGGTGCCCTCTCCCCGCGCGGCGACTGGCGTGCGCCTTCGGACGGGACGGCGAAACCGTGGCTGGATGAATTGCAGGCCAACGTCCCGCAGGGCTGACCCCCTTATCGTCACCCCGCGTCAGGCCCGGGATGACGGGTCAGCTCACCAGCCGCTTCAGCCCTTTTATGGTATCCGCCTCAGCCGCCGGCTTGTCCGTCCGAATCCGCGAAATCCGGGGAAAGCGCATCG is a window from the Sphingomonas sp. LT1P40 genome containing:
- a CDS encoding lysophospholipid acyltransferase family protein, producing the protein MTTGVDNRRADAAKGVATRLDFDESFRLWRRVGLLLLLLLSHVPMHYLWRLFRLPSPWPRWFLGRVGRIAGARVQVIGTPLRRDVFYISNHISWIDILSLGGASGTAFIAKSEIGEAPIVGWLAGLNRTVYVKRENRMGVAEQINELRDALAENWAITVFPEGTTTDGKSLLPFKTPMLRVLEPPPPGVMVQPVMLDYGAVGEEIGWVGDESGLNNARRVLARKGNFPLRITFLDPFDPRDFPGRKAIGAESRRRIEDALVSALGGPLRPFAYTVAPVNYAAPPAEG
- a CDS encoding ABC transporter ATP-binding protein codes for the protein MVMLAAQGLGVALGGRPVLDGIDVSLAPSGLIGVIGPNGAGKSTLVRALTGLVPYQGIVTIDGADAAGITRAARARTMAYLPQGQILHWPLTVERLVGLGRLPHLRPLSRISGADADAIERAMARADVLHLRDRVATELSGGEKARALLARALAVEAPVLIADEPLAALDPLHQIEVMELLATEARGGALVIAVMHDLTMAARYCSRLLMLHHGRLVADGSPEAVLTPARLAEVYGVEARVELRGGVPVVLAIGRVQPSAGGAA
- a CDS encoding FecCD family ABC transporter permease produces the protein MLAGVAGILSLLVGSAPIGLGRLFAALTGGGDQIARVILFELRLPRALLGLAVGAMLGVSGAALQGYLRNPLAEPAVLGASNAAALGAVIALYFGLAAIHPAVLPLLAILTGLGALGLLFLLAGNSESPLTLILAGIAVATMAGAGISLALNLAPNPFAAIEIMTWLMGSLEDRSFAHVAVALPCIAVGGALLLWDGRALDALALGEDGATALGVDLRATRIRMMLGVAIGVGGAVAVTGSIGFVGLIVPHLVRPFTDRSPSAILLPSALAGAALLTFADLGVRLIPASSELKLGVVTAFLGVPVFLAHLMRERRLW
- a CDS encoding ABC transporter substrate-binding protein, encoding MIRLPLLAAALAFTGSAAPIVVTGDAVAQPTRIVSANLCADQLLLAVADPAQIAALTRNARDPWMSAAAKQAQPFRMIRGTAEEILTLDPDLIVGAPEFRTTQWRGMARRNIAALDLPFANSLSDIQTQLRAVATATGHPARGQKIAAQMDAALAKLRRTGQGRVAAYYQRRGYVTGTGTLVDELMTRAGLVNLATQLGKGPLARLTLEEMVAANPDILIVETDSPTVTDQGAEMLQHPALRHIPRVSLPQAWTVCGGPAYVQAARSLTTQLAAIPAK
- a CDS encoding TonB-dependent receptor plug domain-containing protein translates to MKTAVSLIALAIAAPAYAQTVESADEDVVVTATGIEQPRDEVGQTVTVIDAETIEQRQTIDVVDLLATTPGVRFSRNGSTGGVTGVSLRGAETTQTLVLIDGVKVNDTSGIGDGYDFGHLLTGNIKRIEVLRGSNSVVHGSQAIGGVVNVMTGVPVAGFAANASADYGYSDTIRARADVSGTSGLASGGAGVAYFRTDGISSAAGGTERDGYKNLSANARLKLTFSDALSLDLRGYYINSDLNYDSFFGAPADSGDVAKLDQYVGYAGLNLALFDGALSNRASVTYLRNDRDYFFARGNAPDYGYSGTNLRFEYQGVVAPVEAAKLVFGYEHERPEYTFFGFGSTADEGANIDSVYALALVQPFAGLSLTAGLRHDDHSQFGGATTFGASANFSPNGGATNIRASYGEGFKAPSLYQLYDSFSGNDLLRPERSQSYEVGFDQNLVDDRAILSVTAFHRDTKKQINYDNTTFTYGNIDRTRAKGVEAALTLKPVEALSFVAAYSYIDARDRSPGTANFGKRLARRAEQTVSVSVDYDWSFGLSTGATVTVVGDSFDNSANTVRLDGYALAGVRASLPLGEHLEVYGRVDNLFDANYATAFGYGVYGRAAYGGVRVRF
- a CDS encoding L,D-transpeptidase family protein encodes the protein MSLMGVRTVLAIGVGLALALAVPASAQQVAASGASEVLLRNGQWTWIEEAAYQPAGGLGLVSIIVSLPGQIAYVYRDGVLIAASTVSTGKRGKSTPPGEFTILQKRVHHRSNLYSNAPMPFMQRLTWDGIALHAGSLPGYPASHGCIRFPREFARRLYAITEMGTAVSVVTYEIDDPRVRRGVPRLAPSEQIAKRADPPFLRAELAAFRTGEFDIVTASNDVIIPGVETRETRSDGVVLAPAKAVVQKVPRRRR
- a CDS encoding murein L,D-transpeptidase catalytic domain-containing protein; this encodes MNELIEAARSRRSFLRTAAAVAGTGFLAGCASRSVTTAVAPPRIPVPPPVATPIEPGVRVAVAPRGVRPELFQRAMIALQRHGSRIRQQDRIAIADFSLASSRLRFHLVDLHNGATRSMLVSHGIGSDPEHTGELQRFSNEVNSEATSEGAFLASNYYVGKHQLSQRLIGLDHTNNNALDRAIVIHAAWYSNSEMIAKHGKLGRSQGCFAVGEGELDKVFALLGEGRMIYAEKSA
- a CDS encoding NAD(+) synthase, which gives rise to MAKHPFYSIHSHGLVRIGACTPGASVGDVAANTASHIDLAKEGDAAGADLLLFPELSITGYALDDLHLQDAMLRATRDGLADLIEASAKLKPVLVVGAALERNGRLYNTAVVIARGMVLGVVPKSYFPNYREYYEKRWFASGIGLSSEIEIAGQTAPFGPDLIFAASDLPDFVFHAEICEDFWGPLPPSTHGALAGALILCNLSASNITIGKARERALLCAAQSVRTASAYIFSAAGPGESTTDLAWDGQSLIYELGELLAESTRFDLTLETIIADIDVGRLRQERIRFGTFNDTAVATGHPETRFRRIVFEHQPTTDDIGFQRKLRRFPFVPNNPDKLDADCFEAFNIQVEGLRKRIESTGLQKLVIGVSGGIDSTHALIVAARAMDRIGLPRTNILGFTMPGFATGEGTKSNAWALMKAIGITAEELDIRPAARQMLTDMGHPYADGEPIYDVTFENVQAGLRTDYLFRLANQRGGFVIGTGDLSELALGWCTYGVGDHMSHYAVNAGVPKTLIQYLIRWCERTNQFDAETDRVLEAILAQEISPELVPAGKDGAMQSTEARIGPYALNDFFLHYVVRHGLAPSKIAFLAWHAWKDAAAGEWPLGLPAEARVAYDLPTIRHWLEKFLVRFFQTSQFKRSAIPNGPKVSSGGALSPRGDWRAPSDGTAKPWLDELQANVPQG